In Flavobacterium okayamense, a single window of DNA contains:
- the gap gene encoding type I glyceraldehyde-3-phosphate dehydrogenase, with amino-acid sequence MTKIKVAINGFGRIGRNVFRLLLNHPNIEVVSINDIADKKTMAHLLKYDSIHGILRENVLATERGISVNDKHFLFFHEKEIQNLNWKNLDIDFVIESTGKFKTFESVNQHILAGAKKVILSVPPEDETIKTVVLGVNEAILDGSEKIVSNASCTTNNAAPMLKVLQELCEIEQAYITTVHSYTTDQSLHDQPHKDLRRARGAAQSIVPTTTGAAKALTKIFPELDGKIGGCGIRVPVPDGSLTDITLNVKKEVSIEEINQAFKKASETNLKGILAYTEDPIVSVDIIGNTNSCLFDAQLTSVIDKMIKVVGWYDNEIGYSSRIIDLILYLHTK; translated from the coding sequence ATGACAAAAATAAAAGTTGCCATAAACGGTTTTGGAAGAATTGGACGTAATGTATTTCGTCTTTTACTCAACCATCCAAACATTGAGGTTGTTTCAATAAACGACATAGCCGATAAAAAAACTATGGCGCATCTTTTAAAATACGATAGTATTCATGGTATTTTAAGAGAAAATGTTTTAGCAACTGAAAGAGGAATTTCTGTCAACGATAAACACTTTCTATTTTTCCACGAGAAAGAAATTCAAAACCTCAACTGGAAAAATTTAGACATCGATTTTGTAATAGAATCGACAGGAAAATTCAAAACATTTGAATCAGTTAACCAACATATTTTGGCTGGTGCGAAAAAAGTAATTTTATCTGTTCCACCAGAAGATGAAACTATTAAAACTGTTGTTTTAGGCGTAAACGAAGCTATTTTAGATGGATCCGAAAAAATAGTTTCGAATGCAAGTTGTACGACTAACAATGCAGCGCCAATGTTGAAGGTTCTACAAGAACTTTGCGAAATTGAACAAGCATACATTACAACAGTTCATTCCTACACTACAGACCAAAGTTTACACGATCAACCGCATAAAGATTTACGTCGCGCCCGTGGTGCAGCACAATCTATTGTTCCTACAACAACTGGAGCTGCAAAAGCTTTAACGAAAATATTTCCTGAACTCGATGGAAAAATTGGTGGTTGTGGTATTCGTGTTCCTGTTCCTGATGGTTCGTTGACTGATATAACTTTAAATGTAAAAAAGGAAGTTTCTATCGAAGAAATTAACCAAGCATTTAAAAAAGCTTCTGAAACTAACTTAAAAGGAATTTTGGCTTACACTGAAGACCCAATTGTTTCAGTTGATATTATTGGAAACACAAACTCTTGCTTATTTGACGCCCAATTAACTTCTGTAATTGATAAAATGATAAAAGTTGTAGGTTGGTATGATAATGAAATTGGTTATTCTTCTCGAATAATCGATTTAATTTTATATCTTCATACTAAATAA
- a CDS encoding glycosyltransferase — translation MVFEILLYALGAVAFIQFIYYIFIFGKFSFGKPVSGKPKNIPVSVIVCAKNEAENIKQFVPLLLEQNYPTFELVLIDDASSDETRELFEEFEKQDSRVKLVKVDNNEAFWGNKKYALTLGIKAAKYEYLLFTDGDCYPNSKNWISEMTSHFTQQKTIVLGYGAYIKVKNSLLNKIIRFETLLTATQYFGWAKIGKPYMAVGRNLAYKKEEFFNVRGFMDHMKVRSGDDDLFINQAATSKNTTICYSEDSFTYSEAKKSFKEWFNQKRRHVSTAKHYKVFNRFQLSLFYFSQLAFLLLAIVLLAFQYQWMIVAGIVVLRYIFAWFSLGFAAGKLKEKDVMYWFPIFEIFLIFTQLNVFITNLFSKPAHWK, via the coding sequence ATGGTTTTTGAAATTCTACTCTATGCTTTAGGCGCAGTTGCGTTTATACAATTCATTTATTACATTTTTATTTTTGGTAAATTTTCTTTCGGAAAACCTGTTTCAGGCAAACCTAAAAACATTCCAGTTTCGGTAATTGTTTGTGCTAAAAATGAAGCCGAAAATATTAAGCAATTTGTTCCGCTACTTTTAGAGCAAAATTACCCAACATTCGAATTGGTTTTAATAGATGATGCTTCAAGTGACGAAACTCGCGAATTATTTGAAGAATTTGAAAAGCAAGATTCGAGAGTAAAATTGGTTAAAGTTGATAACAACGAAGCTTTTTGGGGTAACAAAAAATATGCTTTAACCTTAGGTATTAAAGCTGCTAAATACGAATATTTATTGTTTACAGATGGTGATTGTTATCCAAATTCTAAAAACTGGATTAGCGAAATGACCTCGCATTTTACCCAACAAAAAACTATTGTTTTGGGTTATGGAGCTTACATTAAAGTTAAAAATTCCCTTTTAAATAAAATTATCCGTTTTGAAACACTTTTAACCGCTACACAATATTTTGGTTGGGCCAAAATTGGTAAACCGTACATGGCTGTTGGTCGGAATCTAGCATACAAAAAAGAAGAATTTTTCAACGTTCGCGGTTTTATGGATCACATGAAAGTACGTTCTGGCGATGACGATTTGTTTATTAACCAAGCGGCGACTTCTAAAAACACTACTATTTGTTATTCAGAAGACAGTTTTACGTATTCAGAGGCTAAAAAGTCATTCAAAGAATGGTTCAATCAAAAACGCCGACACGTTTCAACTGCAAAACACTATAAAGTATTTAACCGCTTCCAATTAAGTTTATTTTACTTTTCGCAATTAGCCTTTTTATTGTTAGCTATAGTTTTGTTAGCTTTTCAATACCAATGGATGATAGTTGCTGGAATTGTAGTATTGCGCTATATTTTTGCTTGGTTTTCACTTGGTTTTGCTGCCGGAAAATTAAAAGAAAAAGATGTAATGTATTGGTTCCCAATATTTGAAATATTTCTTATCTTCACACAATTGAATGTTTTCATTACTAATCTTTTCTCAAAACCTGCACATTGGAAATAA
- a CDS encoding RNA polymerase sigma factor — protein MEITSEIIQLNIEKAKNGDQVAFTFLLDFFWNEVYGFMLKRTENEHDTDDIVIETFAKAFDKLHSYNSEYGFNTWLIAIAKNVHIDMLRKKKSSLFVDYSEDDDERAFGVADETPTVEDEIITEQNLSELLQCIKQLKPAYQEVIQMRYFQEMSYQEMAEALEEPLNNIKVKLLRAKKLLAEVITQKGQKKKK, from the coding sequence TTGGAAATAACTTCAGAAATTATCCAACTTAATATTGAAAAAGCAAAAAATGGTGACCAAGTTGCGTTTACTTTTTTGCTCGATTTTTTTTGGAATGAAGTGTATGGTTTTATGCTAAAAAGAACGGAAAATGAACACGATACTGATGATATTGTAATTGAAACTTTTGCCAAAGCATTTGACAAATTACATTCGTACAATTCAGAATATGGATTTAATACTTGGCTAATTGCAATTGCTAAAAACGTTCATATAGATATGCTACGCAAAAAGAAATCATCTCTTTTTGTTGATTATTCGGAAGATGATGACGAACGTGCATTTGGTGTTGCCGATGAAACACCAACAGTAGAAGATGAGATCATTACTGAGCAAAATCTTTCTGAATTACTGCAATGCATTAAGCAATTAAAACCTGCTTACCAAGAAGTTATTCAAATGCGTTATTTCCAAGAAATGAGTTATCAAGAAATGGCCGAAGCATTAGAAGAACCGCTTAACAATATCAAAGTAAAATTACTTCGCGCCAAAAAACTACTAGCAGAAGTTATCACTCAAAAAGGACAAAAGAAGAAGAAATAG
- a CDS encoding mucoidy inhibitor MuiA family protein, with protein MNILKFLPIFIFSISIAQIKTKTVESKIEKIIVFTEGAQVSRKATANFEKGKTELVFQGISPFLDKESLKVKGKGDFTILSVINQSNFLLSQEKRDEVQKIEKKKRDFLAQKSLENNVLKILNNEETILSKNQEIGGNNNGLKTVDLKDAVNFHRERLISLVKERTIAEDKIVKIDSVINTLDLQLKALNNSLENATSEIIVTISSSKFISNAEFNIDYYVSKAGWFANYDLRVKDINSPVDLQFRANVFQQTGENWKDVAMSISNGNPTENSIAPELSPWYLKYGYQALATNNYYNQESGIKTYGPLVGNKVTGIVSDELGPIAGANVVVKGTTIGTTTDFDGQYSLSVPKNAILEISYVGSKKEVYVNSNRIDVVLESAKLEEVVVVAYSAKRKKRNKGEGDSIELETEINYQPTTVTYDIKNPFTVMSDGKIYTAEIINYEIPATYEYLSVPKIDPSAYLTAKITDWQELNLSSGEMNLYFEDAYLGKSLLDLNSATDTLSVSLGKDKGIYVGRKKLKEFSSKKFLSNAKREARAFETIVKNNKPYPIEIKILDQLPISTNKEIVIEDEEYSGGKLEEKTKIITWDLKLDSKESRNLQTKYIVKYPKGKYIHLE; from the coding sequence ATGAATATTTTAAAGTTTTTACCCATTTTTATTTTTTCGATTTCAATTGCTCAAATTAAAACTAAAACTGTTGAATCGAAAATTGAAAAGATTATAGTTTTTACTGAAGGCGCTCAAGTAAGTAGAAAAGCTACTGCGAATTTTGAGAAAGGTAAAACCGAGTTAGTTTTTCAAGGAATTTCTCCTTTTCTTGATAAAGAAAGTCTTAAAGTAAAAGGTAAAGGAGATTTCACAATTTTATCTGTAATAAATCAAAGTAACTTTTTACTATCACAAGAAAAGAGAGATGAAGTTCAAAAAATTGAAAAGAAAAAGAGAGACTTTTTAGCTCAAAAAAGTTTAGAAAATAATGTTTTGAAAATTTTGAACAATGAAGAAACGATATTATCTAAAAATCAAGAAATTGGAGGCAATAATAATGGACTGAAAACAGTTGATTTAAAAGATGCTGTAAATTTTCATAGAGAAAGATTAATAAGTTTAGTCAAAGAACGAACAATTGCAGAAGATAAAATTGTTAAAATTGATAGTGTAATTAATACATTAGATTTACAATTAAAAGCTTTAAATAATTCGTTAGAAAATGCAACGAGTGAAATTATCGTTACAATTTCAAGTTCAAAATTTATCAGTAATGCTGAATTTAATATAGATTATTATGTTTCAAAAGCTGGTTGGTTCGCCAATTATGATTTGAGAGTAAAGGATATTAACTCACCAGTTGATTTACAATTTAGAGCAAATGTTTTTCAGCAAACAGGAGAAAATTGGAAAGATGTAGCAATGTCAATTTCTAATGGAAATCCTACTGAAAATAGTATAGCACCTGAATTGTCTCCGTGGTATTTAAAATATGGTTATCAAGCTTTAGCAACTAATAATTATTATAATCAAGAGTCAGGTATTAAAACATATGGGCCATTAGTTGGAAACAAGGTAACAGGAATAGTATCGGATGAACTAGGACCAATTGCTGGAGCTAATGTAGTTGTTAAAGGAACAACTATTGGAACAACTACTGATTTTGATGGCCAGTATTCTTTGTCAGTTCCTAAAAATGCAATTCTTGAGATTTCTTATGTGGGTAGTAAAAAAGAAGTTTATGTAAATTCTAATAGAATAGATGTAGTGCTTGAATCAGCTAAATTGGAAGAAGTAGTTGTAGTTGCTTATAGTGCAAAAAGAAAGAAAAGAAATAAAGGTGAAGGAGATTCTATAGAATTAGAAACAGAAATTAATTATCAACCTACAACAGTAACGTATGATATTAAAAATCCATTTACTGTAATGAGTGATGGGAAGATTTACACTGCTGAAATTATTAATTATGAAATTCCAGCTACTTATGAATATTTAAGTGTGCCTAAAATTGATCCATCAGCTTATCTAACGGCAAAAATTACGGATTGGCAAGAGCTTAATCTTTCGAGTGGAGAAATGAATTTATATTTTGAAGATGCTTATTTAGGGAAATCTTTGTTGGATTTGAATAGTGCCACAGATACGCTTTCAGTTTCATTAGGCAAAGACAAAGGAATTTATGTTGGAAGGAAAAAACTTAAAGAATTTTCTTCTAAAAAGTTCTTGAGCAATGCAAAAAGAGAAGCTAGAGCATTTGAAACTATTGTAAAAAATAATAAACCCTATCCAATTGAAATCAAAATTTTAGATCAATTACCTATTTCAACAAACAAAGAAATAGTAATCGAAGATGAAGAATACAGTGGAGGAAAATTAGAAGAAAAAACTAAGATAATTACTTGGGATTTAAAACTCGATAGTAAAGAAAGTAGAAATCTTCAAACTAAATACATAGTTAAATATCCAAAAGGGAAATACATACATTTGGAATAA
- a CDS encoding MFS transporter: protein MKTFTTQEKLKHLFSLPVIVAALGYFVDIYDLLLFGIVRVPSLKSLGVDVDVAGSTILNYQMVGLLLGGILWGIFGDKKGRLSVLFGSILVYSLANIACGFLPHFQQENIVTTYALLRFIAGIGLAGELGAGITLVSESLPKELRAIGTSIVAGFGLLGAVVANLTVELAGDWTIAYFVGGGLGLLLLFLRIGVVESGIYKEIETDSNIQKGNFFLLFSNTNRFIKYLKCIAIGLPTWFCIGILAVMGNQFAPAFGIKNIDPGKAIMWAYIGISIGDFTSGFISHALHSRKKAIFHMMLFTIIGVALMLFGGTKSEGWYYFYCAWLGLGTGYWAMFVTVGAEQFGTNIRSTAATTIPNMVRGMLPVMLISFDFLKPNLGVIYASAVVGIVVFAIAIYSTLSIPETHNTDLDFVEE from the coding sequence ATGAAAACATTTACTACCCAAGAAAAATTAAAACACTTATTTTCTTTACCTGTAATAGTAGCCGCTCTAGGCTATTTTGTTGATATTTACGATTTATTATTATTTGGAATTGTTCGTGTTCCGAGTTTAAAATCATTAGGCGTTGATGTAGATGTAGCGGGTTCGACAATCTTAAACTATCAAATGGTAGGATTGCTTTTAGGTGGAATACTTTGGGGAATTTTTGGCGACAAAAAAGGCCGCCTTTCTGTTTTATTTGGTTCCATTTTAGTGTATTCATTAGCGAATATAGCGTGCGGATTTTTACCTCATTTTCAACAAGAAAACATCGTTACTACATACGCATTACTTCGTTTTATAGCCGGAATTGGTCTGGCAGGCGAGTTAGGTGCGGGAATTACATTAGTTTCCGAATCATTACCAAAAGAGCTTCGCGCCATTGGAACTTCAATAGTAGCAGGTTTTGGTTTATTAGGAGCTGTAGTTGCCAATTTAACGGTTGAATTGGCTGGTGACTGGACAATTGCTTATTTTGTTGGTGGCGGACTTGGATTGTTACTTTTATTCCTTAGAATTGGGGTAGTTGAATCGGGAATTTATAAAGAAATTGAAACGGATAGCAACATTCAAAAAGGAAATTTCTTCTTACTTTTTTCAAACACAAACCGATTTATAAAATACTTAAAATGTATCGCTATTGGATTACCCACATGGTTTTGCATTGGAATTTTAGCGGTAATGGGCAATCAATTTGCACCTGCTTTCGGCATTAAAAATATTGATCCTGGAAAGGCTATTATGTGGGCTTATATTGGAATTTCAATTGGTGATTTTACCAGCGGCTTTATTTCTCATGCTTTACATTCTCGCAAAAAAGCCATTTTTCACATGATGCTGTTTACTATAATAGGCGTTGCTTTAATGCTATTTGGCGGCACAAAATCGGAAGGTTGGTATTACTTTTATTGTGCTTGGTTAGGTTTAGGCACTGGTTATTGGGCTATGTTTGTAACCGTTGGTGCTGAACAATTTGGAACGAATATTAGAAGTACAGCAGCAACTACGATTCCTAATATGGTTAGAGGAATGCTACCAGTAATGTTAATTAGTTTTGACTTTTTAAAACCCAATTTAGGTGTAATTTATGCTTCAGCAGTTGTTGGAATAGTTGTTTTTGCCATTGCCATTTACTCTACGCTTTCCATTCCAGAAACACATAACACCGATTTAGATTTTGTGGAAGAATAA
- a CDS encoding membrane or secreted protein, with protein sequence MKLAFITIGLLLLAVAGIAIKIWGKKDGKFAGTCASQSPFLNKEGENCSFCGRTPEEYKDCNETSHS encoded by the coding sequence ATGAAATTAGCATTTATTACCATAGGATTATTATTATTAGCAGTTGCCGGAATTGCCATTAAAATTTGGGGTAAAAAAGATGGTAAATTTGCCGGAACTTGTGCTAGCCAAAGTCCGTTTTTAAACAAAGAAGGCGAAAATTGTAGTTTTTGCGGAAGAACTCCAGAAGAGTATAAAGATTGTAACGAAACTTCACATTCATAA
- a CDS encoding TlpA family protein disulfide reductase: MIHIRLKYTKFYLILFLFPIFTFSQNQIEIPLEHIYGDKNDIFNVRLLHQHYRLTAISEIPSLNELIKKEFKGIPNNNNISFYFKTENTLKLREFIYQLYRENRIRKSEFYNYIQNNYIDTLRLQKTKTDFSDFCLILLKKDKNEFKLLADVDRDKNFKNNVTQKFNLNFEKDQPLKTTKILNYSYNTQNQVTFKRNIFFYPETQQFDNYTETVIHNNFTDFWKGKTLIDNKELTFYYQGISSERGAFFFKPNNISFEDKDIWFKSKFEKYRGDTLIFNKNILKIDSISSDLKNIYITKIKTLEKNYSNYPGSFIRDFYLVDFENKKTKLHEVLKEKKYTLLDFWASWCGPCIEKFPEIEELQNLHSDKLTVIGLSTENDFQKAKKAVEKYNLSWRNFQGMTISNQLDIHSIPSLFLIDENGKIISRDDIEEIKRILDN, encoded by the coding sequence ATGATTCATATCAGATTAAAATATACTAAATTTTACTTAATTCTATTTTTATTTCCAATTTTCACTTTTTCTCAAAATCAAATTGAGATACCATTAGAACATATTTACGGAGATAAAAATGACATCTTTAATGTAAGATTACTACATCAACATTATAGACTAACAGCTATAAGCGAAATTCCTTCTTTAAACGAATTAATAAAAAAAGAATTTAAAGGGATTCCTAATAATAACAACATTTCATTTTACTTTAAAACAGAAAACACATTAAAACTTAGGGAATTTATTTATCAACTTTACAGAGAAAATAGAATTAGAAAAAGTGAATTCTATAATTACATTCAAAATAATTATATAGATACTCTTCGTCTTCAAAAAACTAAAACTGATTTTAGTGATTTTTGTTTAATCTTATTAAAAAAGGATAAAAATGAATTTAAACTTTTAGCAGATGTTGATAGAGATAAAAACTTCAAAAATAATGTTACACAAAAGTTTAATCTAAACTTTGAGAAAGACCAACCTTTAAAAACTACTAAAATTTTGAACTATTCTTATAATACTCAAAATCAAGTTACATTTAAAAGAAACATATTTTTTTACCCAGAAACTCAACAATTTGATAATTATACAGAAACTGTAATTCATAATAATTTCACTGATTTTTGGAAAGGAAAAACTTTAATAGACAACAAGGAATTAACTTTTTATTATCAAGGAATATCTAGTGAGAGAGGAGCATTTTTTTTTAAACCAAACAACATCTCCTTTGAAGATAAGGATATTTGGTTTAAGAGTAAATTTGAAAAATACCGAGGAGACACTTTAATTTTTAATAAAAATATTTTAAAAATTGATAGTATTAGTTCTGACTTGAAAAATATCTACATCACAAAAATTAAAACTCTAGAAAAAAATTACAGTAATTATCCTGGATCCTTTATAAGAGATTTTTATTTAGTTGATTTTGAAAATAAAAAAACTAAACTTCATGAAGTTTTAAAAGAAAAGAAATATACTTTACTCGACTTTTGGGCCAGTTGGTGTGGACCATGTATAGAAAAATTCCCTGAAATAGAAGAACTTCAAAATTTACATAGTGATAAACTAACTGTGATTGGTCTCTCAACAGAAAATGATTTTCAAAAAGCAAAAAAAGCTGTTGAAAAATACAATTTAAGTTGGAGAAACTTTCAAGGTATGACAATCTCAAATCAATTAGATATACACTCTATCCCTTCTTTATTTTTAATCGATGAAAATGGAAAAATCATATCTAGAGATGATATCGAAGAAATTAAAAGAATTTTAGATAATTAA
- a CDS encoding response regulator, whose product MLLKTKGIFAFILFLVTISSFGQALYKETTKINDSVDYYLEIALFNKEDKNSFNKAIIYTEKAILFAKANDLEPKLADCYLILGGIYYDLQKPEKAIEHFIRSINIYTKENPNPNLALSYYNLGKCYLEQDKQELSEIYFKKAASIYQEFEFYDAIELINVQKGIIQKNKGNFLEAEAIFKKAINNISNQDALADTKVEAFFQLGEIQFLNNNFSAAIEHYNDALKLNEQSIYNIALEKKILKKLSRAHNKNSDFKKSNEYLERYVKISDSISQFYSKYLSENTFEKVEFDKQLETIENLDKEKKNQQKTLRFSKLISILSIALISILSLLSLSLYKNNKIRITTNKLLKDKNRELTKEKEKVEKASKARAEFLATVSHELRTPLNAINGITYLLLQEKPKKSQLNYLNSLEFSGKYLLNFINDILEINRLESDKVVVEKISFNLNELIENIKVSFNEFIVTNNISYVQNIDKSIDYNIIGDPTKLSQILINLINNAIKFSKNGEVIFSVKQQKAEDNLVTLDFEIKDTGIGIPSEKQKDIFESFSQGSVEINRTYGGTGLGLSIVKKLLSVLKSDIELTSEEGKGTQFNFSLIFEKGNNLPKVETEVTNSDSVFVGKSILLVEDNKINQMITKKMVEKKGMTCEIIDNGEDAIEHLKSNSYDLVLMDVHLPGINGTEATTEIRKFNSEITIIALTAISLNENREMLLSFGMNDVVTKPFIPENFYDTMAKYLTKA is encoded by the coding sequence TTGCTTTTAAAAACAAAAGGAATATTCGCTTTTATTTTATTTCTCGTAACTATTTCTAGTTTCGGACAAGCTTTGTATAAAGAAACGACGAAAATAAATGACAGTGTTGATTATTACTTAGAAATTGCTCTTTTTAATAAAGAAGATAAAAATTCCTTTAACAAAGCAATTATTTATACAGAAAAGGCAATCTTGTTTGCTAAAGCAAATGATTTAGAACCCAAATTAGCGGATTGTTACCTTATCTTAGGTGGCATTTATTACGATTTACAAAAACCTGAAAAGGCAATCGAACACTTCATTAGAAGTATAAATATTTACACCAAAGAAAATCCTAATCCTAATCTGGCACTTTCCTATTATAATTTAGGAAAATGTTATTTAGAACAAGATAAGCAAGAGTTATCTGAAATATATTTTAAAAAAGCAGCGTCTATTTATCAGGAATTTGAATTTTATGACGCCATTGAATTAATTAATGTTCAGAAAGGAATTATTCAAAAAAATAAAGGAAATTTCTTAGAAGCAGAAGCTATCTTCAAAAAAGCTATCAATAACATCTCAAACCAAGACGCCCTTGCTGACACTAAAGTTGAGGCCTTTTTTCAACTAGGTGAGATACAATTTTTAAATAATAATTTTTCTGCAGCAATAGAACATTATAATGATGCTTTAAAATTAAATGAACAAAGCATTTACAATATAGCTTTAGAAAAGAAAATTTTAAAGAAATTAAGTCGTGCACATAATAAAAATAGTGATTTCAAAAAATCGAATGAGTATTTAGAGCGCTATGTAAAAATAAGTGATTCGATTAGCCAATTTTATTCTAAATATTTATCGGAAAATACTTTTGAAAAAGTTGAATTTGACAAGCAATTAGAAACTATTGAAAACTTAGATAAAGAGAAGAAAAACCAACAAAAAACGCTTCGTTTTTCTAAACTAATCAGTATTTTGAGTATTGCTTTAATTTCAATTCTATCGTTATTAAGTTTGTCGTTATACAAAAACAATAAAATTAGAATTACAACCAATAAACTTCTTAAAGACAAAAACCGAGAATTAACAAAAGAAAAGGAAAAAGTAGAAAAAGCATCCAAAGCAAGAGCTGAATTCTTAGCAACAGTAAGTCACGAATTAAGAACGCCATTAAATGCTATTAATGGAATTACGTATTTATTACTTCAAGAAAAACCGAAAAAGAGTCAGTTAAATTATCTAAATTCTTTAGAGTTTTCCGGAAAATATCTTCTAAACTTCATTAATGATATTCTAGAAATTAACCGTTTAGAATCGGATAAAGTTGTAGTAGAAAAAATCAGTTTCAATTTAAATGAATTAATAGAAAACATAAAAGTTTCATTTAATGAATTTATAGTAACTAATAATATTTCTTATGTTCAAAATATTGACAAATCAATAGATTACAATATTATTGGCGACCCTACAAAACTTTCACAAATCTTGATAAACTTAATCAACAATGCCATTAAATTCTCCAAAAATGGTGAAGTTATTTTTAGTGTAAAACAGCAAAAAGCAGAAGACAATTTAGTAACTCTAGATTTTGAAATAAAAGATACTGGAATTGGAATTCCATCTGAAAAACAAAAAGATATTTTCGAAAGTTTTAGTCAAGGTTCTGTAGAAATTAATAGAACCTATGGCGGAACTGGACTTGGGTTATCAATTGTAAAAAAATTATTGAGCGTTTTAAAAAGTGATATCGAGTTGACGAGTGAAGAAGGCAAAGGAACACAATTCAACTTCTCACTTATCTTTGAAAAAGGAAATAATTTACCAAAAGTAGAAACCGAAGTAACCAACTCTGATTCGGTTTTTGTAGGCAAATCAATCTTACTGGTTGAAGACAATAAAATCAACCAAATGATTACTAAGAAAATGGTTGAGAAAAAAGGAATGACTTGTGAAATAATTGACAATGGTGAAGATGCCATCGAACATCTAAAATCAAATTCATATGATTTAGTTCTAATGGATGTGCACCTTCCAGGAATAAACGGAACGGAAGCTACTACTGAAATACGTAAATTTAATTCGGAGATTACTATTATTGCGCTAACTGCAATTTCGTTAAATGAAAACCGTGAAATGTTGTTATCGTTTGGAATGAACGATGTAGTTACCAAACCATTTATACCTGAGAATTTCTACGATACAATGGCAAAATATCTTACCAAAGCTTAA
- the lipA gene encoding lipoyl synthase: MENVVENVFPPREPKPKWLRVKLPTGKNYTELRGLVDKYKLNTICTSGSCPNMGECWGEGTATFMILGNVCTRSCGFCGVKTGRPESVDWDEPEKVARSIKIMKIKHAVITSVDRDDLKDMGSIIWAETVKAIRRMNPETTLETLIPDFQGNHKMLDRIVEVAPEVVSHNMETVRRLTREVRIQAKYDRSLEVLKYLKEQGIKRTKSGIMLGLGETEEEVIETLHDLKNANVDIVTIGQYLQPSKKHLPVKEFIRPEQFEKYEKIGKELGFRHVESGALVRSSYHAEKHIH; encoded by the coding sequence ATGGAAAATGTAGTTGAAAATGTATTCCCGCCAAGAGAACCCAAACCAAAATGGTTACGTGTAAAATTACCAACAGGTAAAAATTACACCGAATTAAGAGGATTGGTTGACAAATACAAATTAAATACAATTTGTACCTCTGGTAGTTGTCCAAATATGGGTGAATGTTGGGGTGAAGGAACAGCTACATTTATGATTTTAGGAAACGTTTGTACGCGTTCGTGCGGATTTTGTGGTGTAAAAACGGGACGTCCTGAAAGTGTTGATTGGGATGAACCAGAAAAAGTGGCGCGTTCTATTAAAATTATGAAAATTAAACACGCTGTAATTACATCGGTTGATAGAGATGATTTAAAAGATATGGGTTCAATTATTTGGGCGGAAACGGTAAAAGCTATTCGTCGAATGAATCCTGAAACTACTCTGGAAACCTTAATTCCAGATTTTCAAGGTAACCATAAAATGTTAGACCGAATTGTTGAAGTAGCTCCAGAAGTTGTTTCGCACAATATGGAAACCGTTCGTCGTTTAACTCGTGAAGTAAGAATTCAAGCAAAATACGACAGAAGTTTAGAGGTTTTAAAATACTTAAAAGAACAAGGCATTAAAAGAACAAAATCGGGTATTATGCTTGGTTTAGGTGAAACAGAAGAAGAAGTAATTGAAACCTTACATGATTTAAAAAATGCTAACGTAGATATTGTAACTATTGGTCAATATTTACAGCCAAGTAAAAAGCATTTACCAGTAAAAGAATTCATTCGTCCAGAGCAGTTTGAAAAGTATGAAAAAATAGGAAAAGAATTAGGCTTCCGTCATGTGGAGAGCGGTGCTCTAGTACGTTCTTCTTATCATGCAGAGAAACATATTCATTAA